The region CTGTGTCGGACCTGGACCGGGTGCTGCCGTTCTACACCGATGTACTACCCTTTCAACTGCTGGGTATCCGCACCGTGCAGGGACCGGCACTAACACGCTTGTTCGCTCTGTCCAGTTCGAACGTATCAGCCCGGATTGCAACCCTCCAGCTGGGTGTCGATACCCTGGAACTGATGGATTTTACACAGCCCTCAACCGCCCGGCCTATTCCTTTTGATTCACGCAGTAACGACGGATGGTTTCAGCACATCGCCATTGTGGTTCGGGATATGGATCAGGCGTATAGCCAGCTCCGGCAGCGAAAAGTCACGCACATCAGCACCGGTCCTCAAACCTTACCCGCGTACATTCCAGCCGCGGCCGGTGTTCGGGCTTTCTATTTCCGCGACCCCGACGGCCATTCGCTTGAACTGATTTCGTTTCCGCCCGGCAAAGGCAAACCCGTCTGGCAGCTACCCGGCGACCCGTTATTCCTGGGTATCGACCATACCGCCATCGGCAGTGAGGATACGGATACCTCCCTCGCTTTCTACCGGGATCTGCTGGGTCTTACTGTGGGCGGGAGCAGCGAAAACTACGGCCCCGAGCAGGAGCATTTGAATCAGGTGTACGGTGCCCGGCTGATGATTTCCGGCCTTACCACCGGTGCGGGACTAGGCATTGAGCTACTGGATTATGTAGCACCGCCCGGCGGACGGCCTTACCCGGCTCAATCCAGGGCAACAGACCTCTGGCACTGGCACACAACACTGCTGGTCAGTCGGTTGGATGAGCTACTAAGTCGAATCAAGAAACAAAACTATACGCTTATCTCCCCCGGTATTGTTCCGCTCGACGGTCTGGGCATAGCCGCCCGGCGCGGTCTGCTCGTCCGCGACCCCGATGGGCACGCCTTACTCCTTTGTGAATAACCTCTGATTACCAATCTATTTTCATTTCTTCACTCCAAAACACTACAGACATGAGTACGAAACACATTGGCCTGCTTGTACTAACCCTGTTGCTGACTGCACCGGTCATGGCGCAGTTTCCCGTCCGAAAAGACGGCAAGTACCTACAAAATCTCGATGCGAACGGCTGTGCGCTACAGGGCTACGACTGTGTGGCGATGATGACCATGCCCGACTCGACCATTAAAGGGAAAGCCGACTTTGCCTCGGATTATGAAGGGGCCAAATACTGGTTTGCCTCCGCCAATAATAAAGCTCTCTTCGATGCCAATCCAGCCAAGTATGCCCCGTTGTATGGCGGGTTCTGTGCCATCGCCGTGGCCGAGGGAAACCTGCGCCCCATTCAGGTCTGGACGCACCAGATCATTGACGGTCATCTGACGGTGAATCACAACGCTAAAGCCCTCAAAATCTGGCTGAAAAACCCAACGAAGAATCTACAGGTAGCCCAGAAAAAATGGCCCACGGTGAGTCAGAAACCTGCCCAGTACGACATTCTTCATAATGGCGAAACGCAGGAATCGCTGGCACAAACCTCTTTTGAAGGACCTAAGTAGCCAGGCAGTTCTGTCGAAGCTCTAAACTTTATCAAAGGCATTTATACTCGTACTGGTCTTGTAATGCCGACCGTCCCGGTCGGGTGTTTATTCGATGACCACTCGCCCGACCGGGACGGTCGGCATTACAATCAGAAACCATTCCTGCTATGAAATTTACCCACGTTTACGTTCCTGTTCTAGTCTGGCTGGTGGCCATCACGACGGCCAGTGCCCAGGTAAAAACAACCTACACCCTTACGCAGGAAAGCTGCAAAAAAATTGCGGCCATTTCCATAAAATACGCCGTCGACCAGGGCGCACCCGGTGGTAGTATCGCCATTGTCGATGCGGGGGGTCATTTACTCTACCTCGAACGGATGGACAATACCTTCGCCCAGGCCGCCGAGGTGTCGTATGAGAAGGCCCGCACGGCAGCACTGTTCAAGAAAGACACCAAAGGGTTTGAAGACAACATCAACGGCGGTCGCGTGGCCCTAACGACGGTGGGGCCGGTCATGCTACAGGGTGGTATTCCGATTGTGTATAAGGGCGATGTGATTGGGGCCATTGGCGTCAGCGGAACGAAAAGTGCCGACCAGGACACCGAGGTAGCTAAAGCGGGGGCGGGAGTCAACCTGAACTGATATGAGACTCTGTATCATCCTCCTTTTATTCCTGCCCCAGACACTCCCCGCGCAGGAAATTCGGGAATTAGCCTGGGGCAATCCTACAGCCGTTGTTGACCTCCGAAAACCGGAGAGCAGCCAGTTAGTGAAGGCACAATGGCGCAGTCTGAACCCCAGCATCACGCCCGCAAAATTCAACGCCCCCGGCCCATCGGCGACAGATAAATTTCGGCTCTACCCCACCGGAAAGCCCATCAGCACGTTCACCCTTGAACCCCGCTTCGGAACGCCCGCTTTCAACCAGTCGCCCTGGGAAACCGTAGCGCCCACCGATCTCGAAACCCGGCGGGGCAACGGCCTCCTAAGCCATGTCTGGTATAGGACAACCGTGACCCTGCCTCAAACTGTGGGCACCTTTGCCGTCACGGGCTCGCGGGTGTTGTTCGAGCTGGTGGCCGACGACTACAGTGAAGTCTGGATTAACGGCAAGCTTCGTAAATCATTTGGGGCGCGGGCCAATGGCGTGATCAACGGCTACAATGCCCGGCAGCGCGTCTGGCTGACCGACAACGCCAAACCCGGCGACACCTTCGACCTCTCGATTTTGGTCACCAACGGCCCCATCGCCGATTTACCCGATAATTACGTCTGGATTCGGAGTGCCACGCTGGACTTCTATCCGACGAAGCCAATACCCGATGCCTGGAAAAATCTGGGGCAGGTGGTCCAGATTCAGGACGGCTTAAAATCGGTGATCGACCCGGCGGTACGCATCGAGAAAGTGGCCGATGGGTTTCAGTTCACGGAAGGCCCCGTTTGGCACCCCGACGGCTACCTGCTCTTCAGCGACCCGAATGCGAACGTCATTTACAAGTACGACCCGCACCTGGGAAACGTCAGTATTTACATGACCAAAACGGGGTATACCGGCTACGACATCGGCGAGTATCACCAACCCGGCTCCAATGGACTGGCGATTGATCCGGCCGGGCATCTGGTGTTGTGTCAGCATGGCAACCGGCGCATCATCCGCGATGAAATCAAAGGCCCCATGACGGTGCTCTCGGATGGATACGACGGCAGAAAGCTGAACAGTCCTAATGATCTGGTCATCAAATCGAACGGCGATGTGTATTTTACGGACCCGCCTTATGGCTTACCGAAAGCCTTTGCCGACCCGCGGAAGGAAACACCCTATTCCGGCGTGTACCGTATCCGAAACGGCAAAACAGACTTGCTCACCACCGAACTCGGCGGTCCCAACGGCATTGCATTCTCGCCCGATGAGAAGTTCCTCTACGTGTCCAACTGGGACATCCGCGACATCCACAACACCAAGACTCTCTGGCGATTTGCGGTTAAAGACGATGGTACCTTAAGCGCCGGCAAGGTGTTCTTCGACATGAACCAAACGGACGACGATGAAGCATTAGACGGCATCAAGGTCGATACAAAAGGAAACATTTTCGTATCGGCACCGGGTGGTGTCTGGATTATCTCGCCAACGGGGCAGTATCTGGGGAAGATCGTTGGCCCTGAGCGACCGGCCAACATGGCCTGGGGCGACGACGGCAAAACGCTGTACCTCACCGCCCACACCGGCCTGTATAAGATTACTACCATCAACGGCGGCCGAATGGCACATCAAATGAACTAAGTGAACTGTACCTACGGGCTTTAGCCCGTATTGTGGCGAATACCAAATACAGACTAAAGCCGAACGCGGCCCGGCCCGTAGGTACAGCCGGGCCACCCAATAACCAAATCAATCCTACTCATTTTCTAATCGACATTAAGCCATCATTCCTAACCCGCTATGTATCAAAACCCCAATAATCGTCTGAAGAACCAGACCTGTATCGTTACGGGTGCCAACTCCGGTATCGGCCGCGCTATCGCCACGGCCATGGCGCGCGAGGGAGCCAATGTTGTTGTTAATTACGTATCGAACGAGCCTGCTACGGAGGCCGTGTTGGCCGAAATTAAACAGATGGGCGGCACCGCCATCGGGTTTCGGGCCGATGTGAGTCAGGAAGAGCAGGTGATGGCGATGTTTGCCGAAACGATCCAGACGTTTGGCACGGTCGATATTATGGTCAATAACGCCGGTTTGCAGCGCGACGCGGCCTTTCACGAGATGACTAAACGCGACTGGCAGCAGGTAATCGACGTGAACCTGACCGGACAATTCTTCTGCGCTCGTGAAGCCATTCGGGAGTATCTGCGCCGGGGCTTTCGGCCAGAGGTATCCGTAGCATTGGGCAAGATTTTATGCATCAGTTCGGTGCATGAGGTCATTCCGTGGGCAGGTCACGCCAATTACGCGGCTTCCAAAGGCGGAGTGATGCTGATGATGAAATCCATCGCACAGGAGTACGGCCCGAAAAAGATCCGCATCAACAGCATTGCACCGGGAGCCATTCGAACGCCAATAAATCGGATGGCCTGGGAAACACCAGAAGCGGAGAATGAATTGCTTAAATTGATTCCATATCTGCGCATCGGTGAAACCTCGGACATTGGCGCAACCGCCGTTTGGCTGGCCTCCGACGAATCGGACTACATTCACGGCACCAGCATTTTCGTGGATGGCGGCATGACGCTGTACCCTGGTTTTACTACAAATGGGTAATCATTTTATGGTCATTAAGTGGTCATTAGTCATTCATGACGCGTAAGCCAATGACCGTCAATGACGCGCAGCAAATGACAACGAATGTCCACCAAATGACGCCAAGCAAAATGACTGACAAACAAACCACCGCCGAACACACTCGCCTGAATGAGCACTATGCCGGGCAAAAAGACTGGCTGCACTGGGGGCCGTATCTGTCCGAACGGCAATGGGGCACTGTCCGGGAAGATTACAGTCCGCATGGTAATGCCTGGGACTATTTTACGCACGACCATGCCCGGTCCAGAGCGTACCGATGGGGGGAAGATGGCCTGGCGGGCATCTCCGACGAGAAACAACGACTCTGCTTTGCGGTGGCGCTCTGGAATGGTAAAGACCCGATTTTAAAAGAGCGATTGTTTGGGCTGACCGGCAGCGAGGGCAACCACGGCGAAGATGTGAAGGAGTTGTACTACTACCTCGACAACACGCCCACGCATTCGTACATGAAACACTTGTACAAGTACCCACAGGCTGCTTTCCCGTATGCCGACCTAGTCAACACGAACCGAAATCGGGGCCGCGATCAGCCGGAATACGAACTGCTCGACACGGGTATTTTTGATGACAATCGTTATTTCGACGTTGTTACGGAATATGCCAAATCCAACGACCGCGACATCCTCATCCGAATAACCGCCCACAACAGAGGACCGGAAGCGGCCGAACTACACCTGCTGCCAACACTCTGGTTTCGTAACGGCTGGTCGTTTGGGCAGATGGACAAGAAACCCCGCATTCGGTGCAGTGTCGATGGAATCGGGTGCCGCAGCATCATAACAGAGAGTCCTAACCAGGGCGACTACACCCTTTATTTCGAGCCCACCCGGCAGGTGTTGTTCACCGAAAACGAAACCAATGCCGAGCGGCTCTATGGGTTGCCCGGTGCCCACCCGTACACCAAAGATGCCTTTCACCGAACCCTTGTCGAAGGTGACCACGGGCTGCTGGCAAACCGGGTGGAGGGCTCTAAAGTCGCGCCCGTTTATCACCTCACCATACCGACGGGCGAGTCGGCCACGGTGAAGCTTCGGCTCGTTCGCGGGACTAACCCCGACCCGTTCGGCCAGGCCTTCGACCAGCTTGTCGACCAGCGAATCGCAGAAGCGGATGCCTTTTATGCCGCTTTTCAGCCAGGAGCTCTGGACGACGAAACCCGCCGGATTCAGCGGCAGGCATTTGCCGGGATGCTCTGGTCAAAACAATTTTATTACCTCGACATGCCGCAATGGCTCGACGGTGACCCCGGTAATCCAGCCCCACCGGCTAGTCGCAAAACCGGCCGAAACCACCAGTGGCGGACGCTGAACAACGAAGATATTATTTCCATGCCCGACAAGTGGGAATACCCCTGGTATGCGGCCTGGGACCTGGCGTTTCATTGCGTCCCGCTGGCGATGGTCGACGCCCAGTTCGCCAAAAACCAGCTTATTCTGTTTCTGCGCGAATGGTACATGCACCCCAACGGGCAGCTACCGGCTTACGAATGGGCGTTCGGCGATGTTAACCCGCCCGTTCATGCGTGGTCGTGCCTGATGGTGTACAAGCTCGACGCTAGCCGTACGGGTACCGGCGATGTCAATTTTCTGAAGCGCGTTTTTCAGAAACTACTCCTCAATTTTACCTGGTGGGTGAACCGCAAAGATGCCAAAGGCAACAACGTGTTTGAGGGTGGCTTTCTGGGACTGGACAACATCGGCGTGTTCGACCGGAGCAACGAAATTCCCGGTGGCGGGCGACTGGAGCAGGCCGACGGTACAAGCTGGATGGCCATGTACTGCCTGAACATGCTCGAAATGGCGCTGGAAATTGCCCAAACCGACAATACCTATGAAGATGTAGCCACCAAATTCTTTGAGCACTTTGTTTACATCGCCGAGTCGCTCAACCGCATGGGCGAAGACTGGGCGGGCTCCTGGGATGAACGCGAAGGGTTTTTCTACGATATTCTCGAACTACCTGATGGGAAGTATGTGCCGCTGAAAATCCGGTCGCTGGTGGGATTGTCGACGCTGTTTGCCGTGCTGAAAATCCCCAAAGCCATCTTCCAGAAACTGCCCGACTTCACCCAGCGTATGAAGTGGTTTCAACAGTACCAGAAAAAATCGCAGATGCACGTGGTGGTGGAAGACATTGCCGACAATGAAGACCTGCTCCTGTCCCTGATTCCTCCGGCGCGGCTCCTGCGGCTACTTCATGCCATGCTGGATGAGCGGGAGTTTCTGGCACCGGGCGGCATCCGGTCCATCTCCAAAATTCATGAACATGGCTACGGCGTTCAGATTGCGGGACAGCAGTTTGGTCTGCGCTACGAGCCTGGCGAGTCGTCAAGTGGTCTGTTTGGCGGGAACTCCAACTGGCGCGGCCCCATCTGGCTACCGATGAATTACCTGCTGATCAAAGCCATGAACACCTACCATAGTTACTACGGCGAACAACTCCGCGTTGAATTTCCGACGGGTTCGGACAACTGGGTATTATTGGGTGAAGCGGCTCAGCAACTCGCCCAACGCATCATCGGCATGTTTCGCCCGGATGAGTCGGGGCACCGTCCCATTAACAACCATGACGACCGGTATGCCACAGACCCACATTTCAAAGACCTGGTGTTGTTCTACGAATATTTTCACGGCGACAACTCACGCGGTGTCGGAGCCAGTCACCAGACCGGCTGGACGGGCGTTGTAGCCGAGCTGATTTCAGATGTATGATTTGGGATGTCGGATTTACACAGGCTAACACCGAAATCCCAAAGCATACTTCCGAAATCCTTAATCCGACATCCTAAACCCCAAATCCCAATGGCCTACGAATCGCTGGAATCAAAAGAGTGGCTGGTCACTAACGGCCTGGGCGGCTATGCGTCCTCGTCGGTGGCGGGGGCCAATACGCGTCGGTATCATGGCCTGCTGGTAGCGGCCCACAATCCACCCACCGACCGCCAGGTGCTGGTGTCGAAAGTTGAGGAAACTATCGTTGATGAGAACGATACATTCGAATTGTCGAGCAACCGGTATGGCACCGACCCGGTGCGCCGGAGCGACGGCCCGGATGTTATCCACCCTAACGGTTGGCAGTACGTAGCTTCCTTCGACCGGCTGCCTCTACCGCGCTGGGTGTATCAGGCCGGACGACATACGCTGATCAAAACGGTGTTCATGGTTCAGAATGCCAATACCACGGTGATCGCCTATCAGAACTCCGGGGCGGCCCCGTTCACGATACGGCTGAATCCACTCCTGGTTTACCGGGATTATCACAGTTTGTTTCACCAGAATCAGCAGTCTAATTTTCACATCGAACCGGGGGATCATTGGTACAGGATCTATGCGCAGTATGGGGCCGAGCCGGTCCACATGGCGTTTTCGGCAGGCCAACTGATCGAAAACCGGACGTGGTACAACCGCTTTACATACTATCAGGAACAGCAGCGCGGCCTCGATTATCAGGAAGATGCCTACTCCATCGGGACAATTCATTACCAGTTAGCTGCGGGCGAAACGCTTTTCCTGACCTTTTCGGGCGACCCACAAACCGATCAACCAACCCCCGACCTGTGGCTCACTCAGGAAGTCGGGCGGGTTCATGCGTTGCGGGGTACTCAGACCGATACGTTTTTACAGGATTTGGTCGTGTCGGCCAACCAGTTCATTGTACAGCGTAAATCTACCGGCAGCGAAACGATCATTGCGGGCTACCACTGGTTCACCGACTGGGGGCGCGACACTATGATTGCTTTGCGAGGCCTATGTATCTCCCTCGGTCAGCAGCAGACAGCGCAACGTATTCTGGGTACTTTTTTTCGGTACCTGGACGATGGTATGCTTCCCAACCGGTTTCCCGACAACAGCCACGACCCTATCGAGTACAACACCATCGACGCGACCCTCTGGCTGTTTGTTGCGCTCTATGAGTACCACCAGCGGTTCGACGACCTGCCTTTTATTGAGCAGCATTTCGAGCAACTCCTGACCATTCTGGATGCACACCGCGATGGCACCCGGTATGGTATTCACGTAACCGAAGATGGGTTGTTGTATGGCGGAAAAGGTACGGCGCAGCTAACCTGGATGGATGCCCGCGTCGG is a window of Spirosoma linguale DSM 74 DNA encoding:
- a CDS encoding Glyoxalase/bleomycin resistance protein/dioxygenase (PFAM: Glyoxalase/bleomycin resistance protein/dioxygenase~KEGG: mrd:Mrad2831_5414 glyoxalase/bleomycin resistance protein/dioxygenase), which gives rise to MKRLYLLVTLLLYVGICPAQTVRRVLYPTITVSDLDRVLPFYTDVLPFQLLGIRTVQGPALTRLFALSSSNVSARIATLQLGVDTLELMDFTQPSTARPIPFDSRSNDGWFQHIAIVVRDMDQAYSQLRQRKVTHISTGPQTLPAYIPAAAGVRAFYFRDPDGHSLELISFPPGKGKPVWQLPGDPLFLGIDHTAIGSEDTDTSLAFYRDLLGLTVGGSSENYGPEQEHLNQVYGARLMISGLTTGAGLGIELLDYVAPPGGRPYPAQSRATDLWHWHTTLLVSRLDELLSRIKKQNYTLISPGIVPLDGLGIAARRGLLVRDPDGHALLLCE
- a CDS encoding YHS domain protein (PFAM: YHS domain protein~KEGG: sde:Sde_3840 hypothetical protein), which codes for MSTKHIGLLVLTLLLTAPVMAQFPVRKDGKYLQNLDANGCALQGYDCVAMMTMPDSTIKGKADFASDYEGAKYWFASANNKALFDANPAKYAPLYGGFCAIAVAEGNLRPIQVWTHQIIDGHLTVNHNAKALKIWLKNPTKNLQVAQKKWPTVSQKPAQYDILHNGETQESLAQTSFEGPK
- a CDS encoding protein of unknown function DUF336 (PFAM: protein of unknown function DUF336~KEGG: eci:UTI89_C3393 hypothetical protein), coding for MKFTHVYVPVLVWLVAITTASAQVKTTYTLTQESCKKIAAISIKYAVDQGAPGGSIAIVDAGGHLLYLERMDNTFAQAAEVSYEKARTAALFKKDTKGFEDNINGGRVALTTVGPVMLQGGIPIVYKGDVIGAIGVSGTKSADQDTEVAKAGAGVNLN
- a CDS encoding Gluconolactonase (PFAM: SMP-30/Gluconolaconase/LRE domain protein~KEGG: xcv:XCV4353 gluconolactonase precursor) — its product is MRLCIILLLFLPQTLPAQEIRELAWGNPTAVVDLRKPESSQLVKAQWRSLNPSITPAKFNAPGPSATDKFRLYPTGKPISTFTLEPRFGTPAFNQSPWETVAPTDLETRRGNGLLSHVWYRTTVTLPQTVGTFAVTGSRVLFELVADDYSEVWINGKLRKSFGARANGVINGYNARQRVWLTDNAKPGDTFDLSILVTNGPIADLPDNYVWIRSATLDFYPTKPIPDAWKNLGQVVQIQDGLKSVIDPAVRIEKVADGFQFTEGPVWHPDGYLLFSDPNANVIYKYDPHLGNVSIYMTKTGYTGYDIGEYHQPGSNGLAIDPAGHLVLCQHGNRRIIRDEIKGPMTVLSDGYDGRKLNSPNDLVIKSNGDVYFTDPPYGLPKAFADPRKETPYSGVYRIRNGKTDLLTTELGGPNGIAFSPDEKFLYVSNWDIRDIHNTKTLWRFAVKDDGTLSAGKVFFDMNQTDDDEALDGIKVDTKGNIFVSAPGGVWIISPTGQYLGKIVGPERPANMAWGDDGKTLYLTAHTGLYKITTINGGRMAHQMN
- a CDS encoding short-chain dehydrogenase/reductase SDR (PFAM: short-chain dehydrogenase/reductase SDR; KR domain protein~KEGG: bxe:Bxe_B0443 glucose 1-dehydrogenase); translation: MYQNPNNRLKNQTCIVTGANSGIGRAIATAMAREGANVVVNYVSNEPATEAVLAEIKQMGGTAIGFRADVSQEEQVMAMFAETIQTFGTVDIMVNNAGLQRDAAFHEMTKRDWQQVIDVNLTGQFFCAREAIREYLRRGFRPEVSVALGKILCISSVHEVIPWAGHANYAASKGGVMLMMKSIAQEYGPKKIRINSIAPGAIRTPINRMAWETPEAENELLKLIPYLRIGETSDIGATAVWLASDESDYIHGTSIFVDGGMTLYPGFTTNG
- a CDS encoding conserved hypothetical protein (KEGG: sfu:Sfum_0673 hypothetical protein), with the translated sequence MTPSKMTDKQTTAEHTRLNEHYAGQKDWLHWGPYLSERQWGTVREDYSPHGNAWDYFTHDHARSRAYRWGEDGLAGISDEKQRLCFAVALWNGKDPILKERLFGLTGSEGNHGEDVKELYYYLDNTPTHSYMKHLYKYPQAAFPYADLVNTNRNRGRDQPEYELLDTGIFDDNRYFDVVTEYAKSNDRDILIRITAHNRGPEAAELHLLPTLWFRNGWSFGQMDKKPRIRCSVDGIGCRSIITESPNQGDYTLYFEPTRQVLFTENETNAERLYGLPGAHPYTKDAFHRTLVEGDHGLLANRVEGSKVAPVYHLTIPTGESATVKLRLVRGTNPDPFGQAFDQLVDQRIAEADAFYAAFQPGALDDETRRIQRQAFAGMLWSKQFYYLDMPQWLDGDPGNPAPPASRKTGRNHQWRTLNNEDIISMPDKWEYPWYAAWDLAFHCVPLAMVDAQFAKNQLILFLREWYMHPNGQLPAYEWAFGDVNPPVHAWSCLMVYKLDASRTGTGDVNFLKRVFQKLLLNFTWWVNRKDAKGNNVFEGGFLGLDNIGVFDRSNEIPGGGRLEQADGTSWMAMYCLNMLEMALEIAQTDNTYEDVATKFFEHFVYIAESLNRMGEDWAGSWDEREGFFYDILELPDGKYVPLKIRSLVGLSTLFAVLKIPKAIFQKLPDFTQRMKWFQQYQKKSQMHVVVEDIADNEDLLLSLIPPARLLRLLHAMLDEREFLAPGGIRSISKIHEHGYGVQIAGQQFGLRYEPGESSSGLFGGNSNWRGPIWLPMNYLLIKAMNTYHSYYGEQLRVEFPTGSDNWVLLGEAAQQLAQRIIGMFRPDESGHRPINNHDDRYATDPHFKDLVLFYEYFHGDNSRGVGASHQTGWTGVVAELISDV
- a CDS encoding glycogen debranching enzyme (TIGRFAM: glycogen debranching enzyme~PFAM: Amylo-alpha-16-glucosidase~KEGG: scl:sce2296 4-alpha-glucanotransferase), whose amino-acid sequence is MAYESLESKEWLVTNGLGGYASSSVAGANTRRYHGLLVAAHNPPTDRQVLVSKVEETIVDENDTFELSSNRYGTDPVRRSDGPDVIHPNGWQYVASFDRLPLPRWVYQAGRHTLIKTVFMVQNANTTVIAYQNSGAAPFTIRLNPLLVYRDYHSLFHQNQQSNFHIEPGDHWYRIYAQYGAEPVHMAFSAGQLIENRTWYNRFTYYQEQQRGLDYQEDAYSIGTIHYQLAAGETLFLTFSGDPQTDQPTPDLWLTQEVGRVHALRGTQTDTFLQDLVVSANQFIVQRKSTGSETIIAGYHWFTDWGRDTMIALRGLCISLGQQQTAQRILGTFFRYLDDGMLPNRFPDNSHDPIEYNTIDATLWLFVALYEYHQRFDDLPFIEQHFEQLLTILDAHRDGTRYGIHVTEDGLLYGGKGTAQLTWMDARVGDYVVTPRHGCPVEINALWYNALQITVYFAKLLGRKPDMYAMLLRRFESSFRANFWNTSGYLNDVIMPGGAPDCSIRPNQVYALSLPFPLLKLDEQKQVLAVVTEHLYTPYGLRTLSPTDPAFAAVYGGDQWLRDTAYHQGTVWPFLLGEYWPAYLRLNKFSATARKRMHTELATLKEHFYEHDCLFGISEIFDGLHPKEGRGTANQAWSVGALIKLLTDYPAR